One Pseudomonas sp. FP1742 genomic window carries:
- a CDS encoding class I SAM-dependent methyltransferase: MKDQVHHSAAAGYKVGADTYVRGRPDYPAQVADWLTVTLELNADKTVLDLGAGTGKFTGQLVATGAQVIAVEPVPQMLEKLSEAFPEVLAVSGTATDLPLPDASVDVVVCAQAFHWFASTEALTEIARVLKPGGKLGLVWNLRDAKVSWMPKLDAIVNALEGDTPRYYTGAWREAFPHQAFGPLQVQYFSHGHTGSLEDVIFNRVRSISYIAALPVAERAKVDAQLRALIAGEPALRGRDVVTVPYETVAFVAVKDR; the protein is encoded by the coding sequence ATGAAAGATCAGGTCCATCACTCTGCGGCCGCAGGGTATAAAGTCGGTGCCGACACTTATGTCCGTGGTCGTCCGGATTATCCAGCCCAAGTGGCTGATTGGCTTACGGTTACCCTTGAGTTGAACGCCGATAAAACCGTGCTCGACCTGGGCGCCGGTACCGGCAAGTTCACCGGGCAGCTGGTGGCGACCGGGGCGCAGGTGATTGCGGTGGAGCCTGTGCCGCAGATGCTGGAGAAACTGTCCGAAGCCTTTCCTGAGGTACTGGCAGTGAGCGGCACCGCCACCGACCTGCCGCTGCCGGATGCGTCGGTGGACGTGGTGGTCTGTGCTCAGGCCTTTCACTGGTTTGCCAGCACCGAAGCGTTGACCGAGATTGCCCGGGTGCTCAAGCCCGGCGGCAAGCTGGGGCTGGTGTGGAACCTGCGCGACGCCAAGGTCAGCTGGATGCCAAAACTGGATGCGATTGTCAACGCGCTGGAAGGCGACACACCGCGTTATTACACCGGCGCGTGGCGCGAAGCCTTTCCACATCAGGCATTCGGGCCGTTGCAGGTGCAGTATTTCAGTCATGGTCATACGGGGTCGCTGGAGGATGTAATTTTCAATCGGGTGCGCTCCATCAGTTATATCGCTGCGTTGCCGGTGGCGGAGCGGGCGAAGGTTGATGCACAACTTCGGGCACTGATCGCCGGGGAACCGGCGCTGAGGGGGCGGGATGTGGTGACCGTGCCTTATGAAACCGTAGCGTTTGTGGCGGTGAAGGACCGTTAG
- the pncA gene encoding bifunctional nicotinamidase/pyrazinamidase: MPISSRAALLVIDVQNDFIPGGQLPVPEGDLTVPLINRIGRQFKQVIIAQDWHPPGHASFASSHPGRKPYDVIQLPYGEQTLWPEHCVRATPGAEFHPELDLPHAQLIIRKGCNPDIDSYSAFLEADRTTTTGLAGYLKERGIDTVYMVGLALDFCVMFSALDARAAGFNAFVVMDACRAIDLEGSLAAAIERMQVAGVGLIESTALLD; this comes from the coding sequence ATGCCGATTTCTTCACGCGCTGCCTTGCTGGTTATCGACGTACAGAACGACTTCATTCCCGGTGGGCAACTGCCGGTGCCGGAGGGTGACCTGACCGTGCCCTTGATTAACCGCATCGGCCGCCAGTTCAAACAGGTCATCATTGCCCAGGACTGGCACCCGCCCGGCCACGCTTCATTCGCCTCCAGCCACCCCGGGCGCAAGCCTTACGACGTGATTCAGTTGCCTTACGGTGAACAGACGCTGTGGCCGGAGCATTGTGTTCGCGCCACGCCCGGCGCCGAGTTCCACCCGGAGCTGGACCTGCCCCACGCCCAATTGATCATCCGCAAGGGCTGCAACCCGGACATCGACAGTTATTCGGCATTTCTGGAGGCGGATCGAACCACCACCACTGGTTTGGCCGGGTACCTGAAAGAACGCGGCATCGACACGGTTTACATGGTTGGGCTGGCACTGGATTTCTGCGTGATGTTTTCTGCGCTGGATGCGCGGGCGGCGGGGTTCAATGCGTTTGTGGTGATGGATGCTTGCCGCGCGATTGATCTGGAAGGTTCGCTGGCGGCTGCGATTGAGCGGATGCAGGTGGCGGGGGTCGGGTTGATTGAGTCAACCGCACTACTCGACTGA
- a CDS encoding ATP-binding protein codes for MFRILFRLYLVTIVSFSAAIYLVPDLVIKAFHERFVTYNLDYSRGLQTLIVKQFRGVPVEQWPAMAAEMDKEFQPLHIILARNDDAEFTLDERERLQRGENVVRIGDWGWRTLAVTPLNEQMVVEMVVPPDPTDVSWLYWSINVLIGATMLACLLLWLRPHWRDLERLKSTAERFGKGHLSERTQISSSSNIGSLANVFDTMAGDIENLLNQQRDLLNAVSHELRTPLTRLDFGLALALSDDLPATSRERLLGLVAHIRELDELVLELLSYSRLQNPARLPEQVEVSLDEFIDSILGSVDEELESPEIVIDVLLHGQLERFSLDPRLTARAIQNLLRNAMRYCEKRIQIGVQVCPKGCEIWVDDDGIGIPEEERERIFEPFYRLDRSRDRATGGFGLGLAISRRALEAQDGTLTAQASPLGGARFRLWLPNSA; via the coding sequence ATGTTCAGAATCCTCTTTCGCCTGTATCTGGTGACCATTGTCTCGTTCAGCGCGGCGATCTACCTGGTGCCGGACCTGGTGATCAAGGCCTTCCATGAGCGTTTTGTGACCTACAACCTCGATTATTCCCGAGGCTTGCAAACCCTGATCGTCAAACAGTTTCGCGGTGTCCCTGTCGAGCAATGGCCCGCAATGGCGGCGGAGATGGACAAGGAGTTCCAGCCGCTGCACATCATTTTGGCCCGCAACGACGATGCCGAATTTACCCTGGATGAGCGCGAACGCTTGCAGCGCGGGGAGAACGTGGTACGCATCGGCGACTGGGGCTGGCGCACCCTGGCGGTGACACCGTTGAACGAGCAGATGGTGGTGGAGATGGTCGTGCCACCGGACCCCACGGATGTCAGTTGGTTGTACTGGAGCATCAACGTGCTGATCGGTGCGACGATGCTGGCCTGCCTGTTGTTGTGGCTGCGCCCGCACTGGCGCGACCTGGAACGTCTCAAAAGCACCGCCGAACGCTTCGGCAAGGGCCACCTGAGCGAGCGCACGCAGATATCCTCCAGCTCCAACATCGGCAGCCTGGCCAATGTGTTCGACACCATGGCCGGCGACATCGAAAACCTGCTCAACCAGCAGCGCGACTTGCTCAACGCCGTGTCCCACGAGCTACGCACCCCGTTGACGCGGCTGGATTTCGGCCTGGCCCTGGCGCTGTCCGACGACTTGCCGGCTACCAGTCGCGAGCGGTTGCTGGGGCTGGTCGCGCACATTCGCGAACTGGATGAGCTGGTGCTGGAATTGCTGTCCTACAGCCGCTTGCAAAACCCGGCGCGGCTGCCGGAACAGGTCGAGGTGTCGCTGGATGAATTCATCGACAGTATTTTGGGCAGCGTCGATGAAGAGCTTGAGTCACCGGAAATCGTCATTGATGTGCTGCTGCACGGTCAGCTCGAACGCTTCTCGCTGGACCCGCGGTTGACCGCCCGGGCGATCCAGAACCTGCTGCGCAACGCCATGCGCTATTGCGAAAAGCGGATTCAGATTGGTGTGCAGGTGTGCCCCAAGGGCTGTGAGATCTGGGTGGACGACGATGGCATCGGCATTCCGGAGGAAGAGCGGGAGCGGATCTTTGAACCGTTCTATCGGCTGGATCGCAGCCGGGACCGGGCCACGGGCGGGTTTGGCCTGGGGCTGGCGATCAGCCGCCGAGCGCTGGAAGCGCAGGACGGCACGCTGACCGCGCAAGCATCGCCATTGGGCGGCGCACGGTTCCGTTTGTGGCTGCCCAACTCAGCCTGA
- a CDS encoding response regulator transcription factor, producing the protein MPNILLVEDDTALSELISSYLERNGYSVNVISRGDHVRERARVNPPDLVILDLMLPGLDGLQVCRLLRADSATLPILMLTARDDSHDQVLGLEMGADDYVTKPCEPRVLLARVRTLLRRSSLSEPLTANDRILMGNLCIDLSERTVTWRGQLVELSSGEYNLLVVLARHAGEVLSRDQILQRLRGIEFNGTDRSVDVAISKLRRKFDDHAGEARKIKTVWGKGYLFSRSEWEC; encoded by the coding sequence AACGCAATGGCTACTCAGTCAATGTGATCAGCCGCGGCGATCACGTCCGTGAACGAGCGCGGGTGAATCCGCCGGATCTGGTGATTCTCGACCTGATGCTGCCCGGGCTCGACGGTTTGCAGGTCTGCCGCTTGCTGCGGGCCGATTCGGCGACCTTGCCGATCCTGATGCTCACCGCCCGGGATGACAGCCACGATCAAGTGTTGGGCCTGGAAATGGGCGCCGACGACTACGTCACCAAACCCTGCGAGCCCCGTGTGTTGCTGGCCCGGGTGCGGACCTTGCTGCGGCGCAGCAGCCTCAGCGAACCGCTGACCGCCAACGACCGCATTCTGATGGGCAACCTGTGCATCGACCTTTCGGAGCGCACCGTGACCTGGCGCGGGCAATTGGTCGAGTTGTCCAGCGGTGAATACAACCTGCTGGTGGTGCTGGCCCGGCATGCCGGCGAAGTGCTGAGCCGCGACCAGATTCTGCAACGCCTGCGTGGTATCGAGTTCAATGGCACCGATCGCTCGGTGGACGTGGCTATTTCCAAGCTGCGACGCAAGTTCGACGACCATGCCGGAGAGGCACGCAAAATCAAGACCGTGTGGGGCAAGGGTTACCTGTTCAGCCGTTCCGAGTGGGAATGCTGA